Part of the Paenibacillus sp. FSL R7-0273 genome is shown below.
GCTGGTACGGCACTATCTGAAGCTCTCTCCCTCTTTTTATAACAGCCGCAGGACAGGCGACCTGATCGCTTATGCCATCAATGATATTTCTGCGGTACGGATGACGTTCGGTCCGGCTACGGCGATGTCGTTCAACGGCATTGTAATCTGCTGCTCCTCCATTTACTTCATGTTCGCTACAGTTGATCCCCGTCTTACGCTGGCTACACTTGCCCCTTTGCCTTTTATCATTGTAATTATGCTGTTCAGCAGCCGTAAGGTGCAGACCCGGTTCAGAGTGGTCCAGCAGCAGTTCGGCGCCGTGTCCGGTAAGGTTCAGGAGAATATCTCCGGTATCCGTGTTATCAAAGCTTATGTGCAGGAGCGTTCGGAGATGGAGCGCTTCAGCGGGCTGAGCAGCAAGATGAAACAGGCCAATCTGGATCTGATCCGTGTCTCTGCCGCGCTGCCGGCGATGATCGAATTCGGTTTTGCGGTCTGTTTTGTTATAAATCTGGTGTACGGCAGCCGTCTGGTCATGCGCGGGGATATCAGTGTCGGGGATTTCGTCGCTTTTAACGGGTATTTGAGCCTGATCATCAGCCCCATCGTGTCCATCGGCAAAATCGTTACTACCATTCAGCGCGGCATAGCCTCTCTGGGCAGATTGTATGAGGTGCTGCGGGTGCAGCCTGACATTAAGGATAAGCCGCAGGCGGTTCACATTCAGCCTAAAGGTGAGGTGCAGCTGCGCAATCTGACCTTCCGCTACAATGGCTCGGATACGCCTGCCCTGCGCAACATCACACTCAACCTCCCTAAGGGACACAGTCTGGGCATCATCGGCCGTACCGGCTCAGGTAAAAGCACCCTGGCCTCGCTGCTCTTCCGCTTCTACAATGTAGAGCCCGGGCAGATCCGCCTGGACGGCAGGGATATCAACGATTACAGGGTTGAGGCGCTGCGCGGAGGAATGGGCTATGTGCCGCAGGACAGCTTTGTTTTTGCCGCTACGGTTAAGGATAACATCACCTTTTTCAAGGATAGCTATAGTGATGCTCAGGTCCGGCAGGCGGCTGAATCCGCACTGATTGCGGACAGTATTAATGGTTTTCCTGACGGCTATGATACGGTTCTCGGGGAACGCGGCGTCAATCTGTCCGGCGGACAAAAGCAGCGGCTGGCCATCGCCCGCGCCCTGGTCAGTGATCCGGCCATTCTGATTCTGGATGATGCGCTGTCGGCAGTGGACAGCGTGACGGAAGGGCAGATTCTGGCGAACCTCAAGCAGGTCCGGGCAGGCCAAACTAACATTCTAATCTCGCACCGCATCTCGTCGATTAAGGAAGCCGATGAGATTATCGTGCTCGACAAAGGGATTATCGCCGAACGCGGGACGCATGAACAGCTGATTGTGAAAGGAGGCCTGTACTTTGATATCTACACCGAACAGCATGAAGAAGGAGATCACTCCGCGCCCCAAAAAGCCTGAATCAGGCGCAGCTAAGCTGCTTCTGCGGCTATCCGCTCCTTATAAATTCCAGCTCCTCCTGGCCTGTGTCTGCGTCATTATTGTCAATGCAGC
Proteins encoded:
- a CDS encoding ABC transporter ATP-binding protein, with amino-acid sequence MQSSILLRFFKARKTDYLIGFSFMFAASFIQTLFPKVLGRAVDLMKVSGFDTRQVQLQVLWMVLIAAGVFTCTFLWRNIIIKSARNLECYLREELVRHYLKLSPSFYNSRRTGDLIAYAINDISAVRMTFGPATAMSFNGIVICCSSIYFMFATVDPRLTLATLAPLPFIIVIMLFSSRKVQTRFRVVQQQFGAVSGKVQENISGIRVIKAYVQERSEMERFSGLSSKMKQANLDLIRVSAALPAMIEFGFAVCFVINLVYGSRLVMRGDISVGDFVAFNGYLSLIISPIVSIGKIVTTIQRGIASLGRLYEVLRVQPDIKDKPQAVHIQPKGEVQLRNLTFRYNGSDTPALRNITLNLPKGHSLGIIGRTGSGKSTLASLLFRFYNVEPGQIRLDGRDINDYRVEALRGGMGYVPQDSFVFAATVKDNITFFKDSYSDAQVRQAAESALIADSINGFPDGYDTVLGERGVNLSGGQKQRLAIARALVSDPAILILDDALSAVDSVTEGQILANLKQVRAGQTNILISHRISSIKEADEIIVLDKGIIAERGTHEQLIVKGGLYFDIYTEQHEEGDHSAPQKA